One genomic window of Salvia miltiorrhiza cultivar Shanhuang (shh) chromosome 4, IMPLAD_Smil_shh, whole genome shotgun sequence includes the following:
- the LOC131019436 gene encoding probable CCR4-associated factor 1 homolog 11 → MAAEIEIREVWASNVVAEISLIHKFLQQFPIISMDTEFPGTVFKPSPLFKKLPAGDAAYAAMKRNVDALHLIQLGLTLHDAAGNLPELGGRRCAWEFNFADFDSNTDPHNPESLSLLARQGVDFARNRLEGVDSRSFALLFKISGLGLRRRRLTWVTFHGAYDLGFMVKILTGRRLPGTLDDFLALLRVHLGPSMYDVKPVARALELHGGLERIARSLKVERAAGRSHQAGSDSLLTMQVFVELIKRFGEENILEEFNYVFFGLTEASRS, encoded by the coding sequence ATGGCGGCGGAAATCGAGATCCGCGAAGTCTGGGCGAGCAACGTGGTTGCGGAAATCAGCCTAATCCATAAATTCCTGCAACAATTCCCCATCATATCCATGGACACCGAGTTCCCGGGCACCGTGTTCAAGCCGAGCCCCCTCTTCAAGAAGCTCCCCGCCGGCGACGCCGCCTACGCCGCGATGAAGCGCAACGTCGACGCTCTCCACCTCATCCAGCTCGGCCTCACCCTCCACGACGCCGCCGGCAATCTCCCGGAGCTCGGGGGCCGCCGCTGCGCCTGGGAGTTCAACTTCGCCGACTTCGACTCCAACACCGACCCCCACAACCCAGAGTCCCTCTCCCTCCTCGCGCGCCAGGGCGTCGATTTCGCCCGCAACCGCCTCGAGGGGGTCGACTCGCGTAGCTTCGCCCTGCTCTTCAAGATCTCAGGCCTCGGCCTCCGCCGCAGGCGGCTCACGTGGGTGACGTTTCACGGCGCCTACGACCTCGGCTTCATGGTGAAGATCCTGACGGGGCGGCGGCTCCCCGGCACGCTGGATGACTTCTTGGCGCTGCTGCGCGTGCATCTGGGGCCCAGCATGTACGACGTGAAGCCGGTGGCGCGGGCCTTGGAGCTGCACGGCGGGCTCGAGAGGATCGCGAGGAGCCTCAAGGTGGAGCGGGCGGCGGGGCGGAGCCACCAGGCCGGCTCGGATAGCTTGCTCACCATGCAGGTTTTCGTCGAGTTAATTAAGAGATTTGGGGAAGAGAATATTTTGGAggaatttaattatgttttctttgGCTTGACAGAAGCTTCTAGATCATGA